In the genome of Segatella copri, one region contains:
- the rplM gene encoding 50S ribosomal protein L13, producing the protein MDTLSFKTISVNKETAKKEWVVIDATDQVVGRLCSKVAKLLRGKYKPTFTPHVDCGDNVIIINAAKAVFSGKKETDKVYTRYTGYPGGQRFNTPAELRKRPDGMDKILRHAVKGMLPKGPLGRSLMDNLFIYDGTEHKHEAQQPKAIDINQYK; encoded by the coding sequence ATGGACACATTAAGTTTCAAGACTATCTCTGTTAATAAGGAGACAGCTAAGAAAGAGTGGGTTGTAATCGACGCAACAGACCAGGTAGTTGGTCGCCTTTGCTCAAAGGTTGCTAAGTTGCTTCGTGGTAAGTACAAGCCAACTTTCACTCCACACGTAGATTGTGGTGACAACGTAATCATTATCAACGCAGCTAAGGCTGTATTCTCTGGCAAGAAGGAGACTGATAAGGTTTACACACGTTACACTGGTTACCCTGGTGGTCAGCGCTTCAATACTCCAGCTGAGTTGCGCAAGCGTCCTGATGGTATGGACAAGATCCTCCGTCACGCAGTTAAGGGTATGTTGCCAAAGGGCCCTCTCGGTCGCTCTTTGATGGACAACCTCTTCATTTACGATGGCACAGAGCACAAGCATGAGGCTCAGCAGCCAAAGGCAATTGATATTAACCAGTATAAATAA
- the rpsI gene encoding 30S ribosomal protein S9, giving the protein MEVINAIGRRKSAVARVYLTEGTGKITINKKDIETYFPSAILRYVVKQPLQLLEAEGKYDIKANLDGGGFTGQSQALRLAIARALVKIDANDKKALKDAGFMTRDSRAVERKKPGQPKARRRFQFSKR; this is encoded by the coding sequence ATGGAAGTAATTAATGCAATTGGTCGCCGTAAGAGCGCTGTAGCTCGTGTATACCTCACAGAGGGTACAGGTAAGATCACAATTAACAAGAAAGATATTGAGACATATTTCCCATCAGCAATCCTTCGCTATGTAGTAAAGCAGCCATTGCAGTTGCTCGAGGCTGAGGGTAAGTATGATATTAAGGCAAACCTCGATGGTGGTGGTTTCACAGGTCAGAGCCAGGCTCTCCGCCTCGCTATCGCTCGCGCACTCGTTAAAATCGACGCTAACGATAAGAAGGCTTTGAAGGATGCAGGCTTCATGACACGTGACTCACGTGCTGTTGAGCGTAAGAAGCCAGGTCAGCCAAAGGCTCGTCGTCGCTTCCAGTTCAGCAAGCGTTAA
- the rpsB gene encoding 30S ribosomal protein S2, with protein MSRTNFDQLLQAGCHFGHLRRKWNPAMAPYIFMERNGIHIIDLNKTVAKVDEAAEALKEIAKTGKKILFVATKKQAKDTVAEKAASINMPYVNERWAGGMLTNFPTIRKAVKKMTNIDKLLNDGTFSNLSKRELLQISRQRAKLEKNLGSIADLTRLPSALFVVDVMKEHIAVKEANRLGIPVFGIVDTNSDPKNIDYVIPANDDAKDSVEAILAAVCGAIAEGLEERKAEKADDKAAAEQKDQPKKKAARKDEAE; from the coding sequence ATGTCAAGAACAAATTTTGACCAGTTACTTCAGGCAGGTTGCCACTTCGGACACCTCCGTCGCAAGTGGAACCCAGCAATGGCTCCTTACATCTTCATGGAGCGTAACGGTATTCATATTATCGACCTCAACAAGACTGTTGCTAAGGTTGACGAGGCTGCTGAGGCCCTCAAGGAAATCGCCAAGACAGGTAAGAAGATCCTGTTTGTCGCTACTAAAAAACAAGCTAAGGATACAGTTGCCGAGAAGGCAGCTTCTATCAATATGCCATACGTAAACGAGCGTTGGGCTGGTGGTATGCTTACCAACTTCCCTACAATCCGTAAGGCAGTTAAGAAAATGACAAACATCGACAAGCTGTTGAACGATGGTACATTCTCTAACCTCTCAAAGCGTGAGTTGCTGCAGATCAGCCGCCAGCGTGCTAAGTTGGAGAAGAACCTTGGTTCTATCGCAGACTTGACTCGTCTCCCAAGCGCACTCTTCGTTGTTGACGTAATGAAGGAGCACATCGCCGTTAAGGAGGCTAACCGTCTTGGTATCCCTGTGTTCGGTATCGTTGATACTAACTCAGATCCAAAGAATATCGACTACGTTATCCCAGCTAACGATGACGCTAAGGACTCAGTAGAGGCTATCCTCGCTGCAGTTTGCGGTGCTATCGCTGAGGGTCTTGAGGAGCGTAAGGCTGAGAAGGCTGACGACAAGGCTGCTGCAGAGCAGAAGGATCAGCCTAAGAAGAAGGCTGCTCGCAAGGACGAGGCTGAGTAA
- the tsf gene encoding translation elongation factor Ts: MAVSIEDIKKLRAMTGAGLADVKKALTEAEGDFDKAKELLRERGLAIAAKRSDRETSNGCVLVKKVNDFAAIIALKCETDFVANGADFIKLTSDILDAAIAAKAHTLDEVKALKVGESDAQAAVTQRSGITGEKMELDGYCVLEGDNIEVYDHMNKHTLCTMVQLNENNEEAGHKVAMQVAAMRPVALDESSVSEETKKTELEVAVAKTKEELVEKAVNAALKKAGINPAHVDSEDHIESNTKKGWLTPEQAEEARNIKKTVGEEKAASLNPTMIQNIANGRLAKFFKENCLVDQEFQFGDGDKQTVAQYLASQSKDLKIVAYQRFTLAAE, encoded by the coding sequence ATGGCTGTTTCAATTGAAGATATCAAGAAACTTCGCGCTATGACTGGTGCTGGTCTTGCTGACGTTAAGAAGGCACTCACAGAGGCTGAAGGTGATTTCGATAAGGCAAAGGAGTTGCTCCGTGAGCGTGGTCTCGCTATCGCTGCTAAACGTTCTGACCGTGAGACTTCTAACGGTTGCGTTCTCGTTAAGAAGGTTAACGATTTCGCTGCTATCATCGCTCTGAAGTGTGAGACTGACTTCGTAGCTAACGGTGCTGACTTCATCAAGTTGACATCTGACATCCTCGACGCTGCTATCGCTGCCAAGGCTCATACCCTCGACGAGGTGAAGGCTTTGAAGGTTGGCGAGTCTGATGCTCAGGCTGCTGTTACACAGCGCTCTGGTATCACTGGCGAGAAGATGGAGCTCGACGGCTACTGCGTTCTTGAGGGTGATAACATCGAGGTTTACGACCACATGAACAAGCACACTTTGTGTACTATGGTTCAGCTCAACGAGAACAACGAGGAGGCTGGTCACAAGGTAGCTATGCAGGTAGCTGCTATGCGCCCTGTAGCTCTCGACGAGTCTTCTGTTTCTGAGGAGACAAAGAAGACAGAGCTCGAGGTTGCTGTTGCCAAGACTAAGGAGGAGCTCGTAGAGAAGGCAGTTAACGCTGCTTTGAAGAAGGCTGGCATCAACCCAGCTCACGTTGACTCTGAGGATCACATCGAGAGCAACACCAAGAAGGGTTGGTTGACTCCTGAGCAGGCTGAGGAGGCTCGCAACATCAAGAAGACTGTAGGTGAGGAGAAGGCTGCTTCTTTGAACCCAACTATGATCCAGAACATCGCTAATGGTCGTCTGGCTAAGTTCTTCAAGGAGAACTGCCTCGTTGACCAGGAGTTCCAGTTCGGTGATGGCGACAAGCAGACTGTTGCTCAGTATCTCGCTTCTCAGAGCAAGGATCTCAAGATCGTTGCTTACCAGCGCTTTACTCTTGCTGCTGAGTAA
- a CDS encoding fumarylacetoacetate hydrolase family protein, whose translation MKIFAIGMNYTEHNKSLHGTLSKPERPVIFTKADSALLNNGKPFFIPDHLGRIEYETELVVRICKLGKTIPQRFAHRYYDAVTVGIDFTAREMQKKLREAGQPWELAKGFDGSAAIGEWVDIQKFRDIQAIHFHLNINGENVQEGCSSDMLYKVDEIISYISQYFTLKTGDLLYTGCPTGCGPVKIDDHLEGYLEDRKVLDFHCK comes from the coding sequence ATGAAGATATTTGCTATCGGTATGAACTATACCGAACACAATAAATCGCTGCATGGAACGTTATCTAAACCAGAGCGTCCTGTTATTTTTACCAAGGCCGATTCGGCGTTGCTCAACAACGGCAAGCCTTTCTTCATCCCGGATCATCTGGGAAGAATAGAGTATGAGACCGAACTGGTGGTGCGCATCTGCAAGTTGGGCAAGACCATTCCACAACGCTTTGCCCATCGCTACTATGACGCAGTGACCGTGGGCATCGACTTTACGGCACGCGAGATGCAGAAGAAACTGAGAGAAGCTGGACAGCCATGGGAACTTGCCAAGGGATTTGACGGATCTGCCGCCATCGGCGAATGGGTAGATATCCAGAAGTTCCGCGACATCCAGGCCATCCATTTCCATCTCAACATCAATGGTGAGAATGTGCAGGAAGGCTGTTCGAGCGATATGCTCTACAAGGTGGATGAGATTATCTCGTACATCAGTCAGTACTTCACGCTGAAGACGGGAGACCTGCTCTATACGGGTTGTCCCACAGGCTGTGGCCCTGTGAAGATTGACGACCACCTGGAGGGCTATCTGGAAGATAGAAAGGTGCTCGACTTTCATTGTAAATAA
- the porU gene encoding type IX secretion system sortase PorU — translation MNRNKILKIFGLWLCLMAMAMPASAQKFFNLTSQEVKVDSVLPQFVYSFPLQGAYQDSIYTVEVKYPEYVDMPATDIVNYNRLSGAALPEQVAINQQVTECRKEGLLVVAFSPLVFRNNRYQVLASFMLDVKARPLKRAQLKARLQSRAGNAANSIYAAHSVLASGKWAKIRVSETGVHQLTTDVVRRAGFTDINKVKIYGYGGNLQNEALYANDIKETDDLKEVEQCVVDGKHYFYARGPVSWKNDLRVRNPYSDYGYYFITQTDEAPTLIDSAAFVQANYPKSEHYHSLYEVDGYSWFPGGRNLFNPTAVKVGESQNVVITNKTGNPGGKVTVAVSSGINSTVSILRNGTALETLTLKLPINSSGGSYSKGVVKSAVYIFSDIKEKDTISIKPLTGGPVRLDYVSVSWKAEMPFIGFGKQVPAAQYVYGITNQDHHADPSADMVIIIPTSQKLLKQAQRLKEFHESHDSLRVNIVPADELYNEFSSGTPDANAYRRYLRMLTDKATKAEDMPKYLLLFGDCVWDNRMLTSDCRKLNPDDYLLCHESEDSFSEVYCYVSDSWLGIIGEGKGGDPKTELQDIAVGRFPVTTAEEAKIMVDKTINYMKNENAGAWQNTLMFMGDDGNDNLHMKDANEVADDVATLYPDYLVKKVMWDAYTRETSSTGNTYPEVTRIIKQQQNAGALIMDYAGHGSQTQISHEAVLSITDFENFRNANLPLWVTASCDIMPFDGVVSTVGETALLNANGGAVAFYGTTRTVFAQENKYINRAFMRRVLSTVNGKPITIGEAHRLAQNDVMTGAAKEGESDRTQNHLQYSLLGDPALSLNFPTMKVVLDSINGIACERTDTMPKLKAGSIARIAGHIEGKTDYQGVVTATVRDSRELITCKLNDTKEAEEAFQFYDRQKTLYQGSDSVSNGKFSFSFAVPKDINYSDATGLLNLYSISNDKTMRAHGTSEKFTVGGSVESRNDSIGPSIYCYLNSPSFVDGGDVNTTPFFVAKLSDRDGINAAGSGIGHDLQLVIDGDMTKTYNLNDHFTYDFGTYTSGSTYYSIPELAPGKHQLTFRAWDIQNNSSATTLNFNVVSGLRPSLFDIGVTENPAKTSTTFIVSHDRRESNMDVVIELFDTSGRQLWRHAESGIPTSDTYTMRWNLSVDGGRPLGTGVYLYRVKVASEGSSYTSKTRKLIVVR, via the coding sequence ATGAACAGAAATAAGATTTTGAAAATCTTCGGACTATGGTTGTGCCTCATGGCGATGGCAATGCCTGCTTCGGCACAGAAATTCTTTAACCTCACCTCGCAAGAAGTGAAGGTAGATTCGGTGTTGCCTCAATTTGTGTATTCCTTCCCCCTGCAAGGAGCTTATCAAGACTCTATTTATACGGTAGAGGTGAAATATCCGGAGTATGTGGATATGCCGGCTACCGATATTGTAAACTATAACCGCCTCTCGGGAGCTGCGCTCCCTGAGCAGGTGGCTATCAACCAGCAAGTTACTGAATGCCGTAAAGAGGGTTTGCTGGTTGTTGCTTTCTCTCCTTTGGTATTCCGAAACAATCGTTATCAGGTTTTGGCGAGCTTCATGCTGGACGTGAAAGCCCGCCCCTTGAAGCGTGCCCAACTCAAGGCTCGCCTGCAGAGTCGTGCAGGTAATGCTGCTAATTCCATCTATGCAGCACACTCGGTGTTGGCAAGCGGGAAATGGGCTAAGATTAGAGTGAGTGAAACAGGTGTGCATCAGCTGACTACGGATGTGGTGCGTAGAGCTGGCTTTACCGATATCAATAAGGTGAAAATCTATGGCTATGGCGGTAATCTGCAAAATGAGGCCCTTTATGCGAACGATATCAAGGAGACCGATGACTTGAAGGAAGTAGAACAGTGTGTGGTGGATGGAAAGCATTATTTCTATGCACGTGGGCCTGTGAGCTGGAAAAACGACCTTCGTGTTAGAAATCCATATTCTGATTATGGCTATTATTTCATTACCCAGACTGATGAAGCTCCTACCTTGATAGATTCGGCTGCCTTTGTGCAGGCCAACTATCCAAAGAGTGAACATTATCACTCGCTTTATGAGGTGGATGGCTACAGCTGGTTCCCGGGAGGAAGGAATCTCTTCAACCCAACTGCCGTGAAAGTGGGAGAAAGCCAGAATGTGGTGATTACCAATAAAACGGGAAATCCGGGTGGAAAGGTGACAGTGGCAGTAAGCTCAGGTATCAACAGTACGGTTTCAATTCTCAGGAATGGAACCGCTTTGGAGACGCTGACCCTGAAACTCCCTATCAACAGTTCGGGAGGTTCTTATTCCAAGGGTGTGGTGAAAAGTGCTGTTTATATCTTTTCCGATATAAAGGAGAAAGATACGATTTCCATCAAGCCGCTGACGGGAGGTCCTGTGCGCTTGGATTATGTTTCCGTTAGTTGGAAAGCCGAAATGCCATTTATAGGATTTGGAAAGCAGGTGCCTGCTGCCCAGTATGTTTATGGCATCACCAACCAGGATCATCATGCAGATCCTTCGGCTGATATGGTCATCATCATTCCTACATCTCAGAAACTGTTGAAGCAGGCTCAGAGACTGAAGGAATTCCACGAAAGCCATGATAGTCTCCGTGTGAACATTGTTCCTGCTGATGAACTGTATAATGAATTCTCCAGTGGAACCCCAGATGCCAATGCCTATCGCCGCTATCTGCGTATGTTGACCGATAAGGCAACCAAGGCAGAAGATATGCCGAAATATCTCTTGCTTTTCGGAGATTGCGTGTGGGATAATAGAATGCTTACATCCGATTGCCGCAAACTGAATCCTGACGACTATCTGCTCTGTCATGAGAGTGAAGACTCATTCAGTGAGGTATACTGTTATGTAAGCGATAGTTGGCTGGGTATCATCGGCGAAGGAAAAGGCGGAGATCCTAAAACGGAGTTGCAGGATATTGCCGTGGGAAGATTCCCTGTGACTACAGCCGAAGAAGCCAAGATTATGGTTGATAAGACCATCAACTATATGAAGAACGAAAATGCAGGTGCCTGGCAGAACACCCTGATGTTCATGGGTGACGACGGTAACGACAACCTCCACATGAAGGATGCGAATGAAGTGGCTGATGATGTGGCTACGCTTTATCCTGACTATCTGGTAAAGAAGGTGATGTGGGACGCTTATACCCGAGAGACCTCTTCTACGGGTAATACCTATCCGGAGGTGACTAGAATCATCAAGCAGCAGCAAAACGCGGGTGCCCTGATTATGGATTATGCCGGACACGGAAGTCAGACGCAGATATCGCATGAAGCAGTGCTCTCGATAACGGATTTTGAAAACTTCCGTAATGCTAACTTGCCTTTGTGGGTAACGGCTTCCTGCGACATTATGCCATTCGATGGCGTGGTTTCTACGGTTGGCGAGACCGCCTTGCTGAATGCAAATGGAGGAGCTGTGGCTTTCTATGGTACCACACGTACCGTGTTTGCCCAGGAGAACAAATATATTAACCGTGCATTCATGCGCCGTGTGTTGAGCACGGTGAATGGCAAGCCTATCACTATTGGCGAAGCCCACCGGTTGGCACAGAATGATGTGATGACCGGAGCAGCGAAAGAAGGTGAGAGTGATCGCACGCAAAACCATCTGCAATATTCTTTGCTGGGTGATCCTGCCTTGTCGTTGAATTTCCCTACCATGAAGGTGGTGCTCGATTCTATCAATGGCATTGCTTGCGAACGTACTGATACGATGCCGAAATTGAAGGCTGGATCGATAGCCAGGATTGCCGGACATATTGAAGGAAAGACTGACTATCAGGGCGTGGTTACTGCTACGGTGAGAGATTCCAGAGAACTCATTACCTGTAAGCTGAATGACACCAAAGAAGCAGAGGAAGCCTTCCAGTTCTATGATCGCCAGAAAACGCTCTATCAGGGCTCTGACAGCGTATCAAACGGAAAGTTCTCTTTCAGCTTTGCCGTTCCAAAGGATATCAACTATTCGGATGCTACGGGATTGCTGAACCTTTATTCCATCAGCAATGATAAGACGATGAGAGCTCATGGAACCAGTGAAAAGTTTACGGTGGGGGGTAGCGTAGAATCAAGAAACGATTCCATCGGTCCATCTATCTACTGTTATCTTAACTCGCCATCATTTGTGGATGGAGGCGATGTGAATACCACTCCATTCTTTGTGGCTAAGCTTTCGGATAGGGATGGCATCAATGCTGCAGGAAGTGGTATCGGTCACGATTTGCAGTTGGTGATTGATGGTGATATGACCAAGACTTACAATCTTAATGATCATTTCACCTACGATTTCGGTACCTATACCAGTGGTTCTACCTATTATAGTATTCCTGAGTTGGCACCAGGCAAGCATCAGCTTACCTTCAGAGCTTGGGACATCCAGAACAACAGTTCTGCCACAACGCTCAACTTCAATGTGGTGTCAGGCTTGCGTCCGTCGCTCTTCGATATTGGTGTGACAGAGAATCCGGCAAAGACCTCTACCACCTTCATCGTATCGCATGATAGAAGGGAGAGCAACATGGATGTGGTTATCGAACTCTTTGATACATCAGGCAGACAGCTCTGGCGTCATGCTGAGAGTGGAATCCCTACATCTGATACCTATACAATGAGATGGAACCTGTCGGTAGATGGCGGACGACCATTGGGTACGGGTGTTTATCTGTATCGGGTGAAGGTGGCTTCTGAAGGAAGCAGTTACACTTCGAAGACAAGAAAACTGATAGTTGTGAGATAA
- the porV gene encoding type IX secretion system outer membrane channel protein PorV, with protein MNRRTIKIFAISLLSVFALNASAKDDDTKESLFNPVNYAVISQTIAPDARGGGLGDVGAATDPDVNSQYWNPAKYPFTISRAGVALNFTPWLRSLVNDMNLAYLSGYYRIGDYSAVSASLRYFNMGEVYTSDPTVNSNAETVNPYEMSLDVAYSMMLSEKFSLAAAIRWIYSDLRFDYKEENSPASAFAADIAAYYQNYINIGPRECQLGVGLNISNIGSKITFSGKEYGEFLPTNMRLGASLMIPIDEYNRFTISADANKYLVPTVPAQKEGEDNLEYDERVHREYNDISGISGIFKSFSDAPGGFKEELEEINYGLGAEYIYNDKFALRAGYHHESQSKGNRKYFTVGAGFKMNVFSLDAAYVVATAKSNPLDQTLRFTLSFDMDGLKDLFKR; from the coding sequence ATGAATAGAAGAACAATCAAGATATTCGCCATAAGCTTGCTCTCTGTGTTCGCATTGAATGCAAGTGCGAAAGATGACGATACGAAAGAGTCTCTTTTCAATCCGGTGAACTATGCGGTGATTTCGCAGACCATAGCTCCTGATGCCCGTGGTGGCGGTTTGGGAGATGTGGGTGCGGCTACCGATCCGGATGTGAATTCGCAGTACTGGAACCCAGCCAAGTATCCGTTTACGATTTCAAGGGCAGGAGTGGCTTTGAACTTTACCCCATGGCTGCGCTCCTTGGTCAACGATATGAACCTGGCTTATCTGTCGGGTTACTATCGCATCGGAGACTATAGTGCCGTGTCAGCCTCTCTCCGCTATTTCAACATGGGTGAGGTATATACCAGTGATCCTACTGTGAACTCCAATGCCGAGACCGTCAACCCATACGAGATGTCGCTGGATGTGGCTTACTCTATGATGCTGAGCGAGAAGTTCTCTCTGGCTGCAGCTATCCGCTGGATTTATTCCGACTTGCGTTTCGACTATAAGGAGGAGAACTCTCCAGCTTCAGCCTTTGCTGCCGATATTGCTGCTTATTATCAGAACTATATCAATATCGGACCACGTGAGTGCCAGTTGGGTGTGGGTTTGAATATCTCTAACATCGGTAGTAAGATTACTTTCAGCGGTAAAGAGTATGGTGAGTTCCTGCCAACCAACATGCGTCTGGGTGCATCCCTGATGATTCCTATTGACGAGTACAACCGTTTCACGATCTCTGCCGATGCCAATAAGTATCTGGTTCCTACCGTTCCTGCTCAGAAAGAGGGAGAGGATAACTTGGAATATGATGAGCGTGTGCACCGTGAGTATAATGATATTTCGGGTATCAGCGGTATCTTCAAGAGTTTCAGCGATGCTCCTGGCGGTTTCAAGGAGGAGCTGGAGGAAATCAACTATGGTTTAGGTGCTGAATATATCTATAACGATAAGTTTGCGCTTCGTGCCGGTTATCACCATGAGAGCCAGAGCAAGGGTAACCGTAAGTACTTCACCGTGGGTGCCGGTTTCAAGATGAACGTCTTCTCGCTGGATGCTGCCTATGTGGTGGCTACTGCCAAGAGTAACCCATTGGACCAGACCTTGCGCTTCACTCTTTCATTCGATATGGATGGTTTGAAGGACCTTTTTAAGAGATAG
- the ispF gene encoding 2-C-methyl-D-erythritol 2,4-cyclodiphosphate synthase has product MDIRVGFGYDVHKLVENRDLWLGGIKIDYELGLLGHSDADVLIHAICDALLGAANMRDIGYHFPDTAAETLNVDSKILLKKTMDLIATKGYSLGNIDATVCAERPKLNPHVPAMKACLAEVMGVDEDQISIKATTTEKLGFTGRMEGISAYATVLIQRA; this is encoded by the coding sequence ATGGATATACGTGTAGGATTTGGATATGATGTCCACAAACTGGTGGAGAACCGCGATTTGTGGCTCGGAGGAATCAAGATAGACTATGAGTTGGGATTGCTGGGTCATAGCGATGCTGATGTATTGATACATGCCATTTGCGATGCACTTTTGGGTGCTGCCAATATGCGCGACATCGGTTATCACTTCCCTGATACGGCAGCAGAGACGCTGAATGTGGATTCCAAGATATTGCTCAAGAAGACTATGGACCTGATTGCTACCAAGGGATATTCCTTGGGCAATATCGATGCCACAGTCTGCGCCGAACGCCCAAAACTCAATCCTCATGTGCCAGCCATGAAGGCTTGTCTGGCAGAAGTGATGGGAGTGGATGAGGATCAGATTTCCATTAAGGCAACAACCACCGAAAAGCTCGGCTTTACGGGAAGAATGGAAGGAATCTCTGCTTATGCTACCGTGTTGATACAAAGGGCATAA
- a CDS encoding glycosyltransferase family 4 protein produces the protein MRVLIVNTSEKTGGAAVAANRLMDALNNNGVKAKMLVRDKETDDITVVSLPRSSKLRWNFLWERWCVFWHLHFSKHHLWEVDMATAGSDITKLREFQEADVIHLSWINQGMLSLKSIRKILKSGKPVVWTMHDLWAATGICHYARGCNRYASSCGSCPLLPHKGSKNDVSAKIFGRKKELYHGANIHFVSCSRWLEQQAKKSALFVGQRITNIPNPIDTHVFCPQDKAEARLRAGLPADKRIILFVSQRVTDERKGMKYFVEAIDRLVKKYPDMVKHTAIAILGGHSEEIELSLPSYSLGYVSDVKQIVNIYNSVDVFVLPSLEDNLPNTIMESMACGVPSVGFKVGGIPEMIDHQKTGYVANYRDSDDLAEGIHWVLEEADMKNLQQACLHKVTQCYSQHSVALRYIEVYNQALAYKNYHL, from the coding sequence ATGAGAGTACTTATAGTAAATACAAGTGAGAAGACAGGCGGTGCGGCTGTAGCTGCCAATCGCCTGATGGATGCCCTTAACAACAATGGTGTTAAGGCTAAGATGCTGGTGCGTGATAAGGAGACTGATGACATAACCGTTGTCAGTTTGCCCCGTTCCTCCAAGTTGCGCTGGAACTTCCTGTGGGAGCGTTGGTGCGTATTCTGGCATCTTCATTTCTCGAAGCATCATCTTTGGGAAGTAGATATGGCAACGGCAGGATCGGATATTACCAAGCTTCGTGAGTTTCAGGAAGCAGATGTCATCCATCTTTCTTGGATCAACCAGGGTATGCTCTCATTGAAAAGCATCCGGAAGATCTTGAAGAGTGGAAAACCGGTGGTGTGGACTATGCACGACCTTTGGGCTGCTACGGGCATCTGTCATTATGCCCGTGGATGCAACCGCTATGCCTCATCCTGTGGAAGTTGCCCGCTCTTGCCTCATAAGGGAAGCAAGAACGACGTTTCTGCCAAGATATTCGGGCGCAAGAAGGAACTGTATCATGGTGCCAACATTCATTTCGTAAGTTGCAGCAGATGGCTGGAGCAACAGGCCAAGAAGAGTGCGCTCTTCGTAGGTCAGCGCATTACTAATATTCCGAATCCGATTGATACACATGTGTTCTGTCCGCAAGACAAGGCTGAAGCACGCTTGCGTGCCGGATTGCCTGCCGACAAGCGTATCATTCTCTTTGTTTCTCAGCGTGTAACGGATGAGCGAAAGGGAATGAAGTATTTCGTAGAGGCGATAGACAGGTTGGTGAAGAAATATCCGGATATGGTGAAGCATACGGCTATTGCCATCTTGGGAGGGCATTCCGAGGAGATAGAATTGTCTTTGCCTTCTTATTCCCTGGGCTATGTGAGCGATGTGAAGCAAATTGTGAATATCTATAATTCCGTTGATGTCTTTGTTCTGCCTTCTCTGGAGGATAATTTGCCAAACACCATCATGGAGTCTATGGCATGTGGTGTGCCTAGTGTGGGCTTTAAGGTGGGTGGTATCCCTGAGATGATAGACCATCAGAAGACCGGCTATGTGGCCAACTATCGGGATTCTGATGATTTGGCAGAGGGCATTCATTGGGTATTGGAAGAAGCCGATATGAAGAACTTGCAGCAGGCTTGCCTGCATAAGGTGACCCAATGCTACTCGCAGCATTCAGTGGCACTTAGATATATAGAGGTGTATAATCAGGCATTGGCCTACAAAAACTATCATCTATGA
- a CDS encoding glycosyltransferase family 2 protein → MIKFTVVTCTFNAESVLQRTLDSVNKQTYCNVEHLIIDGVSKDKTLAMVKAYQHKAQVGENAHEIVVYSEPDKGLYDAMNKGIDRATGDYLVFLNAGDVFPSEDTLEYVEGCVGEGEILPGVLYGDTDIVNDEGCFLRHRRLTPPKKLTWRSFKWGMLVCHQSFYARTDIAREVHYDLHYRLSADVDWCIRIMKEAERRHLPLRNVNAVITNYLDGGMSIQNHKASLKERFVVMRNNYGIITTLVVHAWFVVRGIFKK, encoded by the coding sequence ATGATAAAATTCACCGTAGTTACCTGTACGTTTAATGCCGAAAGTGTATTGCAGCGTACATTGGATAGCGTCAATAAGCAGACTTATTGCAATGTGGAGCATCTGATTATCGATGGCGTGTCTAAGGATAAGACGCTGGCAATGGTCAAGGCATATCAGCATAAGGCGCAAGTGGGGGAGAATGCCCATGAGATTGTTGTCTATTCAGAACCCGACAAAGGTCTCTATGATGCCATGAATAAGGGCATTGATAGAGCCACGGGTGACTATCTCGTGTTTCTGAATGCGGGCGACGTGTTTCCTTCGGAAGACACCTTGGAGTATGTAGAAGGCTGCGTAGGCGAAGGAGAAATCTTGCCTGGTGTGCTTTATGGTGATACCGATATTGTGAATGATGAGGGGTGCTTCCTACGCCATCGTCGTCTCACTCCTCCCAAGAAGTTGACCTGGCGTTCGTTTAAATGGGGAATGCTGGTGTGCCATCAGTCGTTCTATGCCCGTACCGATATTGCCCGAGAGGTGCATTATGATTTACACTATCGGCTTTCGGCTGATGTGGATTGGTGTATCCGCATCATGAAAGAGGCAGAACGTCGCCATCTGCCTTTACGCAATGTCAATGCCGTCATCACCAACTATCTGGATGGGGGGATGTCGATACAGAATCATAAGGCTTCGCTCAAGGAACGCTTCGTGGTGATGAGGAATAATTATGGCATTATCACCACCTTGGTGGTTCATGCCTGGTTCGTGGTGCGAGGTATATTCAAAAAATAG